TCCCATCAGTTATAGTTAGGGTTCCAGCTTACCTTGCACATTCTGACTCCAGTAGGGGAGAGCATAGCAGCTGGTTCAAATTGAGACTGTCTTTAAAGCAGGCCTGCCATTGGCTGTAGGCATGAGCCACATCCAGGTCCAGCTTCCATGGACATCTCTGGACTATTCCTTCAAACTTCTGCAGCACCAGACTCTCACTCTCCGAGATCCCTGATATGACATACACAGGAAGGAGTTATCACCCACAGTTGAGCAATCAGGGCTAACAAAGCTCAAACATGGCTCTGCTGGTTTTAGCTGCCTAAGCAAAAAGCGTTTAGTCTGCATCCCCTGATAAAACTAATTACAacattccagtgtgtgtgtgtgtttcagtgtccccacctgtcttcttcttctgtatGCAGAGTTCTCCATAGACCATACCCaggagcagggcctgcaggagaggcaggtcagggggaggggctgcgtGTGTCATCCAATAGCAGGTGACGCTTACAGGCAGATGCAGGTGAGGCGGGATGCCAGTCAGCGACTGAGTCACTCCCAGGGTCTCTAGCATCACCGTCAGACGATCTGGGAGGTGGGCCTGCAGGACGGAAAGGAGCGCTAGACTGAATCCTTCTGctcaaaaaaaactaacaagttTGGAGTCTATTTCAAATTGACTCAGTCAATTAAGCTCAAGTTTGTCTTAATCATCAATTTATTAAAGTCTTTTCAATCTTTTAGACAAGTACTGAAATGTTGcatcatatatatatttgtttaccTTATTCAGAGTGTCCAGCCGCAGATTTTGTACAGGCCCACTGAGGATAGGCTTGACCATGTGACTAGTCAGTTTCAGGCCAACTCTGTCATACTCCTCAACCATACACTGTCCCGTCTCCATCGACGCAGGGGATTTCAGTAGCAGCCCGTACAATATCTGCCGTATGGACCTTGAGGTGAGTTGTCCGCTGGGTAAGCTAGTGTCCTCTACCTGGGAATTCTGCATCACTCTTCTAAAGAGCATAACGTCAATGATGTCCGAGCTGAGCTTCCCCTGTGTCAGGGATAGGAGGGCCCAGTCTGGCAATACCTTCACAGGCTCTGGAATATTGGATGGTGGGGTCCCGTTCCTGAAGAACTCCCCCAATGAGCTAGGAGATAGTTTGTACTCTTCCATGCTCAACATGAAGGCTTGTTCTGTTTGTTTAGTTTTCACCTTATCACCGTCATCCATTAACTTGAGCACAGCGCTCAAGGCATTATTCTTATTTTTGCCTAACCAGTTGAGCAAGCCGTCGATATGGGCAAATCTCCCTCTCCGCTTCGAGAAGTCAGACCATTTTACGGGCACGCCCCGCCTGGCAAGATTGAAATAATCGTTTCCTGAAATGGAGGCAAAAACTGGTAGTAGAGACCGGTCGATGTTGAACCGAGAGCAGAATCTTTCTTGAGTGAAGTGTTTAGCGGGAATACCCCTCTTCAAGCCCCCTTGCTTCCACTTGAAATGTGGGATGGGTAAAAATCCTGCTGGGATGTCGAATATGTAGAAGTCACTGTCATTGGAGAGCACAGGGCAGTTCCACTCCCTTGCCAGTGAGGCTATTTCTCTGTCTGCTTCAGCGATGCTCTTTGCAAAAGGTACTTGCAACTCGGTGAGGATCTGTGAGAACACACATTTAGCGATGGGTGGCAAGACATTACCTTTGCTTCCCACTGACACGTCGTGAGCTTTGTGAATCTTTTCTTCAGCTCGTTGTTTCAGAGTCTCAAACTTCTTGTCTGTGTAGTCAGACCcaccatcaacaacaacataGGGTTCAATCCCATTTTCTCTCAGAGCCTTGATAAACCCACAGATGAGATCCTCAAAAGATTCATAGTCTCCCCCGTGACTCTGGTCCAGTTGTTCATCAAAATAAAGTAAGTAGTACAGATTTTTGCCATCGATTATCAGTTTGCTGTTCTTGAAGGAAACATCTTGTAAAATGTGTCCATTGTCATCCACAAAACTGGTCAGTCCTCTGACTCCCATGAtgtgctctctgtctttccGAGTTGATATCCTCTTCCAAATTTCATGAGTAGGCTACACTGGAATTTATAGAGCCGGAGTCAAGGTCACTACTTCCTTAAGTTTCGTTTTCTTGGAATCACTCATGATTCTCATCAACCCCTCCCAGTGTTTTGTTTtggagaaacacagacacatttctATTTCATGCTGCATTACAACATTAGGCTTAACGTAATGCAATCTACATACCAAACGTTGTAGCCATATTAGGCCTAGAAATATAGCCATGTCAACCTGG
The sequence above is a segment of the Hypomesus transpacificus isolate Combined female chromosome 26, fHypTra1, whole genome shotgun sequence genome. Coding sequences within it:
- the LOC124487372 gene encoding protein asteroid homolog 1-like, with the protein product MGVRGLTSFVDDNGHILQDVSFKNSKLIIDGKNLYYLLYFDEQLDQSHGGDYESFEDLICGFIKALRENGIEPYVVVDGGSDYTDKKFETLKQRAEEKIHKAHDVSVGSKGNVLPPIAKCVFSQILTELQVPFAKSIAEADREIASLAREWNCPVLSNDSDFYIFDIPAGFLPIPHFKWKQGGLKRGIPAKHFTQERFCSRFNIDRSLLPVFASISGNDYFNLARRGVPVKWSDFSKRRGRFAHIDGLLNWLGKNKNNALSAVLKLMDDGDKVKTKQTEQAFMLSMEEYKLSPSSLGEFFRNGTPPSNIPEPVKVLPDWALLSLTQGKLSSDIIDVMLFRRVMQNSQVEDTSLPSGQLTSRSIRQILYGLLLKSPASMETGQCMVEEYDRVGLKLTSHMVKPILSGPVQNLRLDTLNKAHLPDRLTVMLETLGVTQSLTGIPPHLHLPVSVTCYWMTHAAPPPDLPLLQALLLGMVYGELCIQKKKTGISESESLVLQKFEGIVQRCPWKLDLDVAHAYSQWQACFKDSLNLNQLLCSPLLESECARLYKGTLVHPLVVELRRGESPEFILAGGPIAGPLYKALLDTVLLSQDSTTTRGAARGGTLPRQPMDDVTADLQRLAIPK